The following proteins come from a genomic window of Campylobacter coli 76339:
- a CDS encoding Carbamoyl-phosphate synthase large chain — protein MPKRTDIKNILLIGSGPIVIGQACEFDYSGTQAAKTLKEQGYRVVLINSNPATIMTDPEFADATYIEPVTKESILSIIKKEKIDAILPTMGGQVALNVAMEVYESGLLGDVKFLGANPEAIKKGEDRQVFKECMKKIGMDLPKSMYAYNYDEALKAVDEIGFPLMIRASYTLGGAGSGVVYNMDEFKELANAALALSPIHEILIEESLLGWKEYEMEVIRDKNDNCIIVCSIENLDPMGVHTGDSITVAPALTLTDKEYQVMRNASFAILREIGVDTGGSNVQFAVNPTNGRMIVIEMNPRVSRSSALASKATGYPIAKVATLLAIGFSLDEIKNDITGTPASFEPVIDYIVTKIPRFTFEKFPGANTTLGTAMKSVGEVMAIGRTFKESIQKALCSLERNLSGFDRVKFEDKNDLIFKIRNANEKRLLYVAQAFREGFDVKELYELCKIDPWFLSQIKEIVDFEEQIDMDILHNKTLLRKAKTMGFSDKMIALLVNLKDNLELSQNDIYYARMKQKIIAEFSEVDTCAGEFEALTPYLYSSINVSELTQSKNEARDKKEKKVMIIGGGPNRIGQGIEFDYACVHASFALKDLGVKTIMYNCNPETVSTDYDTSDILYFEPIDFEHLRGVIEREKPDGVIVHFGGQTPLKFAKRLSAFGAKIIGTSARVIDMAEDRKKFAEFITKLGINQPKNSTATSVEEAVLKASEIGYPVLVRPSYVLGGRAMRVVNDESELRLYMQEAVDVSDKSPVLIDQYLDNATEIDVDAISDGKDVYVAGIMEHIEEAGIHSGDSACSLPPCNIDEKMQEQIIQKTANIALNLGVVGLLNIQFAIYNNELYMIEVNPRASRTVPFVSKATGIPLAKVATRVMWQGNLKEALKFYDTFGVVNFDNTILRPKLSKYISVKEAVFPFAKLSGSDLELGPEMRSTGEVMGISKDFANSYAKSQISSFNHLPENGVVFISLKEKDKKYAKKLASEYSKLGFKLMATSGTCKEIVENGFECELVHKISEGRPNVEDKLKNGEIQLVINTSDSHTFAGDTKKIRENIIRFKIPYFTNLRSAFAGAKSIKAIQSKSYLEVKSLQEYLKA, from the coding sequence ATGCCAAAACGAACAGATATTAAAAATATTTTACTTATAGGAAGTGGTCCTATCGTGATAGGTCAAGCTTGTGAATTTGATTATTCAGGAACTCAAGCAGCAAAAACCTTAAAAGAACAAGGATATCGTGTAGTTTTAATCAATTCTAATCCAGCAACTATTATGACTGATCCTGAATTTGCTGATGCTACTTATATAGAGCCTGTAACTAAGGAAAGTATTTTAAGCATTATTAAAAAAGAGAAAATCGATGCCATTTTGCCAACCATGGGTGGACAAGTAGCTCTTAATGTGGCCATGGAAGTTTATGAAAGTGGGCTTTTGGGTGATGTGAAATTTTTGGGTGCAAACCCTGAGGCGATTAAAAAAGGCGAAGATCGTCAAGTTTTTAAAGAATGTATGAAAAAAATCGGCATGGATTTGCCAAAATCTATGTACGCGTATAATTATGATGAAGCTTTAAAAGCCGTAGATGAAATCGGCTTTCCTTTAATGATCCGTGCTTCTTATACCTTAGGTGGTGCAGGAAGCGGTGTGGTTTATAATATGGATGAATTTAAAGAACTTGCTAATGCTGCTTTAGCACTTTCGCCAATCCATGAAATTCTTATCGAAGAAAGTTTGCTTGGATGGAAAGAGTATGAAATGGAGGTTATTCGCGATAAAAATGATAACTGTATTATCGTATGTAGTATAGAAAACCTCGATCCTATGGGAGTGCATACAGGAGATAGTATTACAGTCGCACCTGCTCTTACCTTAACTGATAAAGAATACCAAGTCATGCGTAATGCCTCTTTTGCCATTTTGCGTGAAATAGGTGTTGATACTGGCGGATCAAATGTACAATTTGCTGTCAATCCAACAAATGGTAGAATGATAGTTATTGAAATGAATCCAAGGGTTTCAAGATCAAGCGCCCTAGCTTCTAAAGCAACGGGTTATCCTATAGCAAAGGTTGCAACACTTTTGGCAATTGGATTTAGCTTAGATGAGATAAAAAATGATATTACAGGTACTCCTGCTAGTTTTGAACCTGTGATTGATTATATTGTTACAAAAATTCCTCGCTTTACTTTTGAGAAATTCCCAGGAGCCAATACAACTTTAGGTACAGCGATGAAAAGCGTGGGTGAAGTAATGGCTATTGGCCGAACTTTTAAAGAAAGTATACAAAAGGCACTTTGTTCTTTGGAAAGAAATTTAAGTGGTTTTGATAGAGTGAAATTTGAAGATAAAAACGATCTTATCTTTAAAATTCGCAATGCTAACGAAAAGCGTTTACTTTATGTAGCACAAGCTTTTAGGGAAGGTTTTGATGTAAAAGAGCTTTATGAGCTTTGTAAAATCGATCCTTGGTTTTTATCCCAAATTAAAGAAATTGTGGATTTTGAAGAGCAAATTGATATGGATATCTTGCATAACAAAACCCTTTTAAGAAAAGCAAAAACTATGGGTTTTTCAGACAAGATGATCGCTTTGCTTGTGAATCTAAAAGATAATTTAGAATTAAGTCAAAATGACATTTATTATGCAAGAATGAAGCAAAAAATCATAGCAGAATTTAGCGAAGTGGATACTTGTGCGGGAGAATTTGAAGCTTTAACTCCTTATCTTTATTCGAGTATCAATGTGAGCGAGCTTACTCAAAGCAAAAATGAAGCAAGAGATAAAAAAGAAAAAAAAGTGATGATTATAGGTGGGGGGCCAAATCGTATAGGACAAGGAATCGAATTTGACTATGCTTGTGTGCATGCTTCTTTTGCATTAAAGGATTTGGGTGTAAAAACTATTATGTATAATTGCAATCCAGAAACTGTTTCAACGGATTATGATACGAGTGATATTTTGTATTTCGAACCTATTGATTTTGAGCATTTGCGTGGTGTAATTGAACGCGAAAAGCCAGATGGAGTTATAGTACATTTTGGTGGTCAAACTCCGCTTAAATTTGCCAAACGCTTGAGTGCTTTTGGGGCTAAAATCATAGGCACAAGCGCAAGAGTGATCGATATGGCAGAAGATAGAAAGAAATTTGCCGAATTTATCACAAAACTTGGTATTAATCAGCCTAAAAATTCTACCGCTACAAGCGTAGAAGAAGCAGTTTTAAAAGCAAGTGAGATAGGTTATCCTGTGCTTGTAAGACCAAGTTATGTTTTAGGCGGAAGAGCTATGCGTGTGGTTAATGATGAGAGTGAACTTAGACTTTACATGCAAGAAGCTGTGGATGTAAGTGATAAAAGTCCTGTTTTGATCGATCAGTATTTGGATAATGCGACTGAAATCGATGTTGATGCTATCAGCGATGGTAAAGATGTTTATGTAGCAGGGATTATGGAGCATATCGAAGAAGCGGGAATTCATTCAGGTGATAGCGCATGTTCTTTGCCACCTTGCAATATCGATGAAAAAATGCAAGAACAAATCATACAAAAAACTGCTAATATTGCTTTAAATTTAGGTGTTGTAGGACTTTTAAATATACAATTTGCAATTTACAATAACGAACTTTATATGATAGAAGTAAATCCTAGAGCAAGTCGTACTGTGCCTTTTGTAAGTAAAGCTACAGGTATACCTTTAGCAAAAGTTGCAACGCGCGTGATGTGGCAAGGAAATCTAAAAGAAGCTTTAAAATTTTATGATACTTTTGGTGTGGTGAATTTTGATAATACGATTTTGCGTCCTAAGCTTTCAAAATATATCAGTGTAAAAGAAGCGGTATTCCCTTTTGCTAAGCTTAGCGGAAGCGATTTAGAGTTAGGACCTGAGATGAGATCAACAGGTGAGGTTATGGGTATAAGTAAGGATTTTGCTAATTCTTATGCAAAAAGCCAAATTTCATCTTTTAATCATTTGCCTGAAAATGGCGTAGTGTTTATCTCTTTAAAGGAAAAAGATAAAAAATATGCTAAAAAACTTGCAAGTGAATACTCTAAGTTAGGTTTTAAACTAATGGCTACAAGTGGAACTTGCAAGGAAATTGTAGAAAATGGCTTTGAGTGCGAGCTTGTGCATAAGATTTCAGAAGGGCGTCCAAATGTGGAAGATAAGCTAAAAAATGGAGAAATTCAGTTAGTGATTAATACAAGTGATAGTCATACCTTTGCAGGGGATACAAAGAAAATTCGTGAGAATATTATCCGTTTCAAAATCCCTTATTTTACAAATTTGCGTTCAGCTTTTGCAGGTGCAAAATCGATTAAAGCGATACAAAGCAAAAGCTATTTAGAAGTTAAGAGCTTGCAGGAGTATCTAAAAGCTTGA
- a CDS encoding Methylisocitrate lyase — translation MSAGKKFKELVKTSKPLTIVGAVNAYSALQATKIGHKALYLSGSGVASASYGLPDLGIIALEEVCIDVRRICSRVDTPLLVDADTGFGGAFNIARTIKELIRAGAAATHIEDQVAQKRCGHRPNKELVSTEEMCDRIKAAVDAKIDPDFVIMARTDAHAIEGQQKAIERALAYVEAGAEMVFAEAITSLEEYEEFVKNVKVPILANITEFGKTPYFTKEELNRAGVSMVLYPLSANRAMNKAAVQVYESILKNGHQKDVLEIMQTREELYEMLDYYSYEQKLDELFKRGAK, via the coding sequence ATGAGTGCAGGAAAAAAATTTAAAGAATTAGTAAAGACAAGCAAACCCTTGACCATAGTAGGAGCTGTCAATGCTTATAGTGCTTTACAAGCTACTAAAATAGGTCATAAAGCTTTATATCTTTCAGGAAGCGGCGTAGCAAGTGCGAGTTATGGCTTGCCTGATTTAGGGATTATTGCACTTGAAGAAGTATGTATTGATGTAAGACGCATTTGTTCTAGAGTGGATACACCTTTATTGGTTGATGCGGATACGGGTTTTGGAGGTGCTTTTAATATTGCAAGAACGATAAAAGAATTGATTCGTGCGGGTGCAGCGGCAACTCATATTGAAGATCAAGTGGCTCAAAAAAGGTGTGGACATCGTCCTAATAAAGAATTAGTAAGCACTGAAGAGATGTGTGATCGTATTAAAGCAGCAGTAGATGCAAAAATCGATCCTGATTTTGTGATTATGGCAAGAACGGATGCGCATGCAATTGAAGGTCAGCAAAAAGCTATCGAAAGGGCTTTAGCATATGTTGAGGCTGGAGCTGAAATGGTTTTTGCTGAAGCTATTACAAGTTTGGAAGAATATGAAGAATTTGTTAAAAATGTAAAAGTTCCAATTCTTGCAAATATCACAGAATTTGGAAAGACTCCTTATTTTACCAAAGAAGAATTAAATAGAGCAGGAGTATCTATGGTGCTTTATCCTTTAAGTGCAAATCGTGCGATGAATAAAGCTGCAGTGCAAGTTTATGAAAGCATATTGAAAAATGGACATCAAAAAGATGTTCTTGAGATTATGCAAACTAGAGAAGAGCTTTATGAAATGCTAGATTATTATTCTTATGAGCAAAAATTGGATGAATTGTTTAAAAGGGGTGCAAAATGA
- a CDS encoding TsaC protein (YrdC domain) required for threonylcarbamoyladenosine t(6)A37 modification in tRNA translates to MIYLAQTDTTAGFLSKNLEEINVLKGRAKDQPCLITSAKFSELKKIVRVPNQFKNLVRRAKKTTFIYPNNQAIRIVKECKHAQFLEKKGCFYSSSANKHGQKFDELWARGVADVVVDEIFFENTPSKIIKLHRKKLKKIR, encoded by the coding sequence TTGATTTATCTAGCGCAAACAGATACTACAGCAGGATTTTTAAGTAAAAATTTAGAAGAAATCAATGTTTTAAAAGGCAGGGCTAAAGATCAGCCCTGCTTGATCACCTCTGCAAAATTCAGTGAGTTAAAAAAAATCGTAAGAGTTCCAAATCAATTTAAAAATTTAGTGCGTCGTGCTAAAAAAACAACTTTTATTTATCCAAACAATCAAGCAATAAGAATCGTCAAAGAGTGTAAACATGCACAATTTTTAGAAAAAAAGGGCTGTTTTTATTCAAGTTCTGCAAACAAGCACGGACAAAAATTTGATGAGCTTTGGGCCAGAGGTGTTGCAGATGTTGTAGTTGATGAGATATTTTTTGAAAATACCCCATCAAAAATAATAAAACTTCATCGTAAGAAGCTTAAAAAAATTCGTTAA
- a CDS encoding Transaldolase, producing MKKFSLWCDFIENSFLDDDFLNLLSRGVNGATSNPAIFKNAILNSPIYKEKIAKLKGKKAKEIYEELAVADIQKAADKLAPLYHAGNDGFISLEIDPRFYDNTSLSLGEAKKLYSAIGKDNVMIKVPATNASYEVMYELMKNGISVNATLIFSLEQSQKCFNALNAGLVEFRKNNTALQGKNAHLRTPQAVISIFVSRFDRLLNSKAKEQNRIGILNANLAYNNIISKNEPNIRALFASTGVKGDDLPKDYYIKELLFENSINTAPLDAINAFKTEIEFKKPLMNFEIYTQLNAIISQNEREKACDELLKDGLEQFCIAFEEILQALN from the coding sequence ATGAAAAAATTTTCTCTTTGGTGTGATTTTATAGAAAATAGTTTTTTAGATGATGATTTTTTAAATTTGTTATCGCGAGGAGTTAATGGAGCAACCTCAAATCCCGCTATTTTCAAAAATGCCATTTTAAACTCACCTATCTATAAAGAAAAGATAGCCAAATTAAAAGGAAAAAAAGCAAAAGAAATTTACGAAGAACTTGCTGTGGCTGATATACAAAAAGCAGCAGATAAACTTGCTCCTTTATATCACGCAGGAAATGACGGTTTTATAAGCCTTGAAATCGATCCGAGATTTTATGATAATACAAGCTTGAGTTTAGGTGAGGCAAAAAAACTTTATAGCGCCATTGGCAAAGACAATGTGATGATTAAAGTCCCAGCAACCAATGCTTCTTATGAAGTAATGTACGAATTGATGAAAAATGGTATCAGCGTAAATGCTACTTTGATTTTTTCTTTAGAACAAAGCCAAAAATGCTTTAATGCTTTAAATGCAGGTTTGGTTGAATTTAGAAAAAACAATACAGCCTTACAAGGAAAAAATGCTCACTTAAGAACCCCGCAAGCTGTGATAAGCATCTTTGTAAGTCGTTTCGATAGACTTTTAAATTCCAAAGCAAAAGAACAAAATCGTATAGGAATTTTAAATGCGAATTTAGCCTACAACAATATCATCTCCAAAAATGAACCTAATATCCGAGCTTTATTTGCAAGCACGGGTGTAAAAGGTGATGATTTGCCAAAAGATTATTATATCAAAGAACTTCTATTTGAAAACAGCATAAACACTGCTCCACTAGATGCTATCAATGCATTTAAAACCGAAATTGAATTTAAAAAACCTTTAATGAATTTTGAAATTTACACACAACTTAATGCTATCATTTCACAAAATGAAAGAGAAAAAGCTTGCGATGAATTACTAAAAGACGGCTTGGAGCAATTTTGCATAGCTTTTGAAGAAATTTTGCAAGCATTGAATTAA
- a CDS encoding Phosphoserine phosphatase: MIKLCVFDFDSTLMDGETIDILAKAYGKEKEVVDITHRAMAGELDFFESLQERVSFLKGMPYDLVLKIGQDLPLMNGAYELTEFLNSKNIFVVIFSGGFHEGIDPAMKKLKVNLGFANYLHHKNNTLSGLVGGEMMFSNSKGLMLQRLKNFLNLQTHEVMCVGDGANDIAMFNESGLKIAFCAKEILRSKADICIDNKDLKEIIKVI; the protein is encoded by the coding sequence ATGATAAAACTTTGTGTTTTTGATTTTGATTCCACTTTGATGGATGGAGAAACTATCGACATACTGGCTAAGGCTTATGGCAAAGAAAAAGAAGTGGTTGATATCACTCATCGTGCTATGGCAGGCGAACTTGATTTTTTTGAGAGCCTGCAAGAACGCGTTAGCTTTCTAAAAGGAATGCCTTATGATCTTGTTCTCAAAATAGGACAAGATCTTCCATTGATGAATGGAGCTTATGAACTCACTGAATTTTTAAATTCTAAAAATATTTTTGTTGTTATTTTTAGTGGAGGTTTTCATGAAGGAATCGATCCTGCCATGAAAAAACTAAAAGTAAATTTAGGCTTTGCAAACTATCTACATCATAAAAATAATACTTTATCAGGACTAGTGGGTGGAGAAATGATGTTTTCAAATTCAAAAGGTTTAATGCTACAACGCCTTAAGAACTTTTTAAATTTGCAAACTCATGAAGTCATGTGTGTGGGCGATGGAGCAAACGATATTGCTATGTTTAATGAAAGCGGTTTAAAAATCGCATTTTGCGCTAAAGAAATTTTGCGCTCAAAAGCAGATATTTGCATAGACAACAAAGACTTAAAAGAAATAATAAAGGTAATATAA
- a CDS encoding Positive regulator of CheA protein activity (CheW) translates to MSNEKLEQILQKQQTQMAGPEADQREDDIIQLVGFVVGDEEYAIPILNIQEIIKPIEYTRVPSVPDYVLGVFNMRGNVMPLIDLAQRFNLGSSKMTPQTRYIVLRGETNGSGVGGNAGFVIDRLTEAIKIHRNRIDPPPETLVKDKGMIYGIGKRDENILTILKVEALLKREF, encoded by the coding sequence ATGAGTAATGAAAAATTAGAGCAAATATTGCAAAAACAACAAACTCAGATGGCTGGTCCTGAAGCTGATCAAAGAGAAGATGATATCATACAACTTGTAGGTTTTGTGGTAGGAGATGAGGAATATGCTATTCCGATTCTTAACATACAAGAAATCATCAAACCTATAGAATACACAAGGGTTCCAAGTGTTCCTGACTATGTTTTGGGTGTATTTAATATGCGTGGAAATGTTATGCCTTTAATTGACTTGGCACAGCGTTTCAATTTAGGGAGTTCTAAAATGACTCCTCAAACTCGCTATATTGTCTTAAGAGGCGAAACAAATGGAAGTGGAGTTGGAGGAAATGCAGGCTTCGTGATAGATAGATTAACCGAGGCTATCAAAATTCATAGAAACCGCATTGATCCGCCACCTGAAACTTTAGTAAAAGACAAAGGTATGATCTACGGTATAGGTAAAAGAGATGAAAATATCCTTACCATACTCAAAGTTGAAGCCCTACTTAAGCGTGAATTTTAA
- a CDS encoding 2-methylcitrate dehydratase — protein sequence MSDMGILEAKRPEFDELLTKIAKYADEFEITSDLALETARYCLMDTIGCGLLALKYPACTKLLGPSVEGAEFRPLGAKVFGTSYQLEPIRGAFNVGAMVRWLDFNDTWLAAEWGHPSDNLGAIWAVADYVSRKNISEGKEPLKVKCVLKAMIKAHEIQGVLALENCFNKVGMDHVLLVRIASTAVAAKLLGCNFEEIRNAISHAFIDGGALRTYRHAPNTGSRKSWAAGDASSRGVDLALKAKTGEMGYPSALSAKFWGYEDVKMKGQKLIIPQEFGSYVMENVLFKISFPAEFHAQTAVEAALALHDEVKDRLDQIEKIIITTQESGHRIINKVGELANPADRDHCIQYMVAVPLIFGRLNADDYEDSVASDERIDALRAKMQVEVDDRYTKEYLESDKRSIANAVQVFFKDGTSTKKVEVEYPIGHKRRRNEGIPLLIAKFKANLATRLSPKQCEKIMQICEDQKSLEQMNFNEFTDLFWLG from the coding sequence ATGAGTGATATGGGAATTTTAGAGGCAAAACGCCCTGAATTTGATGAACTTTTAACAAAAATTGCAAAATATGCTGATGAATTTGAAATTACAAGTGATTTGGCTTTAGAAACGGCTAGATATTGTTTGATGGATACTATAGGTTGTGGACTTTTAGCGCTTAAATATCCTGCTTGCACCAAGCTTTTAGGGCCAAGTGTTGAAGGGGCTGAATTTAGACCTTTAGGCGCAAAAGTGTTTGGAACTTCTTATCAATTAGAGCCAATCCGTGGAGCTTTTAATGTGGGTGCTATGGTAAGATGGCTTGATTTTAATGATACATGGCTTGCGGCTGAATGGGGACATCCAAGCGATAATTTGGGTGCGATTTGGGCGGTAGCTGATTATGTAAGTCGTAAAAATATCTCTGAGGGAAAAGAGCCTTTAAAAGTAAAATGTGTCCTAAAAGCCATGATAAAAGCTCATGAAATTCAAGGAGTTTTGGCACTTGAAAATTGCTTTAATAAAGTAGGAATGGATCATGTTTTACTTGTAAGGATAGCAAGTACTGCAGTAGCTGCAAAGCTTTTGGGTTGTAATTTTGAAGAAATTCGCAATGCCATTTCTCATGCTTTTATTGATGGTGGAGCTTTAAGAACTTATCGTCACGCACCAAATACAGGCAGTAGGAAAAGTTGGGCAGCGGGTGATGCTTCAAGTCGCGGGGTGGATCTTGCTTTAAAAGCTAAAACAGGAGAGATGGGTTATCCTTCAGCTTTAAGTGCTAAATTTTGGGGCTATGAAGATGTGAAAATGAAAGGACAAAAACTCATCATTCCTCAAGAATTTGGCTCTTATGTAATGGAAAATGTTTTATTTAAAATTTCTTTTCCAGCTGAATTTCACGCACAAACCGCAGTAGAAGCAGCTTTAGCTTTACATGATGAGGTAAAAGATCGTTTGGATCAAATAGAAAAAATCATCATCACAACTCAAGAATCAGGCCATCGCATCATCAATAAAGTAGGTGAGCTTGCAAATCCTGCTGATAGGGATCATTGTATCCAGTATATGGTTGCTGTGCCACTTATATTTGGGCGCTTGAATGCAGATGATTATGAAGATAGTGTTGCAAGTGATGAAAGAATCGATGCTTTAAGAGCTAAAATGCAAGTAGAAGTCGATGATCGCTATACAAAAGAGTATTTAGAAAGCGATAAAAGAAGCATAGCTAATGCCGTGCAAGTTTTCTTTAAAGATGGCACAAGTACAAAAAAAGTCGAAGTTGAGTATCCTATAGGACATAAAAGACGCAGAAATGAAGGAATCCCTCTTTTAATCGCCAAATTTAAAGCCAATCTTGCTACGCGTTTAAGTCCAAAACAATGCGAAAAAATCATGCAAATTTGCGAAGATCAAAAAAGCTTAGAGCAAATGAATTTTAACGAATTTACTGATCTTTTTTGGTTGGGTTAA
- a CDS encoding 2-methylcitrate synthase, producing MSRSEATKKTGGLAGVIAGQSAICTCGLGNGLNYYGYSIEELAQNAEFEEIAYLLQFGELPNAKELENYKEKIIAQRALSENLKNVLKAIPKEVHPMNLMQTAVAALGALEGENEDFSDQDEKIIRLLGILPSMLCYWHHYVNFGKEIDFDSKQTSIAGYFLEKLKLEAPKEDFIKAMQCSLILYAEHEFNASTFTARICASTKSDIFSAVAAAIGALRGPLHGGANEAAMHLIESFKSVEDAIKGVNEKLENKELLMGFGHRVYGLGGDPRNALIKVWSKHLGGDDLLFKISEAIEALMKEKRPSLPPNADFYSASAYHFMGIPTEYFTPIFIMSRVSGWCAHIKEQRANNKLIRPSSEYIGVEPRKFVKIQDR from the coding sequence ATGAGTAGAAGTGAAGCAACTAAAAAAACGGGTGGATTGGCAGGAGTTATCGCAGGACAAAGTGCAATTTGTACTTGTGGACTTGGAAATGGACTAAATTATTATGGCTATAGTATAGAAGAGTTAGCACAAAATGCAGAATTTGAAGAAATAGCTTATTTGCTTCAGTTTGGAGAATTACCCAATGCAAAAGAATTGGAAAATTATAAAGAAAAAATCATTGCCCAAAGAGCTTTGAGTGAAAATTTAAAAAACGTTTTAAAAGCTATACCTAAAGAAGTTCATCCTATGAATTTGATGCAAACAGCTGTTGCAGCATTGGGAGCTTTAGAGGGTGAAAATGAGGATTTTAGCGATCAAGATGAAAAAATCATCAGACTTTTGGGAATTTTACCGAGCATGCTTTGTTATTGGCATCATTATGTGAATTTTGGTAAAGAGATTGATTTTGACTCTAAGCAAACAAGTATAGCGGGATATTTTTTGGAAAAATTAAAACTTGAAGCTCCAAAAGAAGATTTTATCAAGGCTATGCAATGCTCATTAATCCTTTATGCAGAGCATGAATTTAATGCTTCAACTTTTACAGCTAGAATTTGTGCTTCTACAAAAAGTGATATTTTTAGTGCGGTTGCGGCGGCTATTGGGGCTTTAAGAGGGCCTTTGCATGGAGGAGCAAATGAAGCAGCGATGCACCTAATAGAAAGTTTTAAAAGTGTTGAGGATGCTATTAAGGGTGTGAATGAAAAATTAGAAAATAAAGAGCTTTTAATGGGCTTTGGTCACCGTGTTTATGGACTTGGAGGTGATCCTAGAAATGCACTTATTAAGGTTTGGAGTAAGCATTTAGGGGGCGATGATTTGCTTTTTAAAATCAGTGAAGCCATAGAAGCTTTGATGAAAGAAAAACGCCCAAGTTTGCCACCTAATGCAGATTTTTATAGTGCATCAGCTTATCATTTTATGGGAATTCCAACTGAGTATTTTACGCCGATTTTTATTATGAGTCGCGTAAGTGGTTGGTGTGCGCATATTAAAGAGCAAAGAGCAAACAATAAGCTTATACGCCCAAGTAGCGAATATATAGGCGTTGAACCAAGAAAATTTGTAAAAATTCAAGACAGATAA